The window GCGGCGCGATCAGCAGGATCAGCAGGATGAAGAACCCCCACTGCCTCGCCGGCGCCAGGGCACGCCGGGTCTCCGGGCTCAGGTGCGGCTCCAGCGCGCCGTAGCCGTCCAGGCCGGGGATCGGCAGCATGTTCAGCACGAACGCCGTCACTTGAAGAAAGCCCAGGAACGCGACACCGGCCCAGAACACCGCGTGCGCCGGGTCGTACATCAGCCGGGTCAGCCCGAGCAGCAGCACCGCGAACAGCAGGTTCACCGCAGGCCCGGCGAGGCTGACCACCGTCTTCTGCCGATCGGTCATCAATGCCGTCTGCACGTACACCGCCCCGCCGGGCAGGCCGATGCCGCCGAGGGCGATGAACAGCACCGGCAGCCCCAGCGACAGCAGCGGGTGGGTGTACTTGAGCGGGTTCAGCGTCAGGTAGCCGCGCACGGCGACGTCGCGGTCACCGAACCGGTACGCCGAGTACGCATGGCCGAACTCGTGCAGGCACAGCGTGACCAGCCAGCCGAAGATGACCAGGACGAAGACCGCGGCGTAGGACAGCGGGCGGACGTCGTCGCCGGACGTCCACGCCAGCGCGCCCCCGGCGGCCGTGACCGCCACCAGGGCGGCGAAGACCGGGCTCGGACGCACCCCGACGAGGCTAACCACGGCTAACCACGACCGACCCGCAGCCAGCCCTGCGTGTGCCGGTAGAACGTCGAGCGGCGCACCGGCCGCTTGGCCGGCTCGCCGTCGCGGACGACCATCGCACCGCTGGTGCCCAGCTGCGCGGCGCGACCGCTGATCCAACGCTTCGGACGCATCGGGCCGGTCAGCACGGTGGCGCGCAGCCCCGGCATCGCCGTCGTAGGTTCGATCCGGACACCGGTGACGTCGCCGTCGAACAGGCGCTCGTCGTCGACGATGGCCTCGCCCCGCACCGTGCGGGCGCCGTCGGGGGGCAGCCACAACGCCGCGCCGGCGATCACGGTGCCGGTCTCGTCGCGGATCAGCGGAACGCGGCCGGCGGGTGCGGTGCGCGCGGCCCGCGCCGCCCAGGGGCGCCGCAGGTGGGCGACCTCGATGTCGAGGCGGTCGGCGCGCAGCAGCTTGGTGAGCACGGCCGACAGGTCGCGGTCGGATCCGACGACGAGGAGGCGGCGGTACCCGGTGATGTCGTCGCTGAGATCCGAGCCGGTGCCGGTGAGCACCGGAAGGTCCCGCAGCGACCGCGGGACGCGACGTGCGCCGGGGCGCACGACGGCGATGCTGGACGGGTCCAATCTGCTCCTTGCAAACGACTGGTGATCAGGCCGGATGTAATCGGATAGGGTGGGTCACCGGCTGCACACAGTATCGAAGCGCAGCTTGAGCGAGAAACAAGCGGAAAGACGCGAAGGGCTCTGCAATGCCGGCAATCGTCCTGATCGGCGCCCAATGGGGTGACGAGGGCAAAGGAAAAGCGACCGACCTCCTGGGCGGACGGGTTCAGTGGGTGGTCCGCTACCAGGGCGGTAACAATGCCGGCCACACCGTGGTGCTGCCGACCGGCGAGAACTTCGCGCTGCACCTGATCCCGTCCGGGATCCTGACCCCGGGCGTGACGAACGTGATCGGCAACGGCGTCGTCGTGGACCCCGGCGTGCTGCTCACCGAGCTCAAGGGGCTCGAGGATCGCGGCGTCGACACCGACCGCCTGCTGATCTCCGCGGACGCGCACCTGCTGATGCCCTACCACGTGGCCATCGACAAGGTCGTCGAACGGTATGCGGGCAGCAAGAAGATCGGCACCACCGGTCGCGGCATCGGACCGTGCTACCAGGACAAGATCGCCCGTCAGGGCATCCGCGTCGCCGACGTGCTCGATCCGGCGGTGCTGGCCGAGAAGATCGAGGGCGCACTGGAGTTGAAGAACCAGGTGCTGGTCAAGATCTACAACCGCAAGGCGCTGGAGCCCGCCGAGGTGGTGGAGAACCTGTTGGAGCAGGCCGAGGGTTTCAAGCACCGCATCGCCGACGCCCGGCTGCTGCTCAACGAGGCGCTCGAGCGCGACGAGATCGTGCTGCTCGAAGGGTCGCAGGGCACCCTGCTCGACGTCGACCACGGCACGTATCCGTATGTCACGTCGTCGAATCCGACCGCCGGCGGCGCCTCGGTGGGTTCGGGCATCGGTCCCACCCGCATCACCACGGTGCTGGGGATCCTCAAGGCGTACACGACGCGTGTCGGCTCGGGCCCGTTCCCGACCGAGCTGTTCGACGAGCACGGCGCCTATCTCGCCAAGACCGGAGGCGAGGTCGGTGTCACCACCGGCCGCGCCCGGCGCTGCGGATGGTTCGACGCGGTGATCGCGCGGTACGCCACGCGGGTCAACGGCATCACCGACTACTTCCTGACCAAGCTCGACGTGCTCTCCAGCCTGGAGACGGTGCCGATCTGCGTCGGCTACACGGTCGACGGCAAGCGGACCGACGAGATGCCGATGACGCAGAGCGACATCGCGCGCGCCGAACCGGTCTACGAGGAACTGCCCGGCTGGTGGGAGGACATCTCCGGCGCCCGGGAATTCGATGATCTGCCCGCCAAGGCCCGCGACTATGTGCTCCGCCTCGAAGAGCTTGCCGGAGCACACGTTTCGTGCATCGGCGTCGGTCCGGGGCGGGACCAGACGATCGTGCGGCGAGACATCCTGGCGACATCATGAGCTCCGATTTCGGGCTGGATCCGCGCCGCGTCGATCCGGAGTACGACCGCCACGGCGGGTTCCCGGTCTTCGAGGCCGCCGATCCCGGACCGGGTTTCGGCCGGTTCCTGACGGCCATGCGCCTCGCGCAGGATCTGGCGGTGTCGACGGACCCGGATCCCGAGACCTGGAACGAGGCCGCCGACCGCGTCGAGGAGCTCGTCAAGCTGCTCGACCCGTACCGCGCCCGTGAGGGGGTCGGGCCGTCCAACCGGGTTCCGTCCCTGCCGGGCGCGGGCAGCCTGCTGATGCCGCCGTGGACGGTGACGAAGTTCGAGGCCGACGGCGTCGAACTCGAGGTGACGTTCAGCCGGTACCACGTGGGCGGCAACTCGGCGGTGCACGGCGGTGTGCTGCCGCTGCTGTTCGACTCGATGTTCGGCATGGTCATCCACGCGACCGGCCGGCCGATCAGCCGTACCGCGTTCCTGCACGTCGACTACCGCCGCGTCACGCCCATCGACACCGTGCTCACCGCCCGCGGCTGGCTGCGGGAAGCCGAGGGGCGCAAGGCATTCGTCAACGCCGAACTGCTCGACGCCGAGGGCAATGTGCTCGCCGAGTCGAACGGATTGATGATCAGGCTGCTGCCCGGTCAGCCGTGAGGAGATGATGGCCCGATGACCCATCCGGCCGACCGTCACCTGCGCCGCCTCACGACGCCGCGCGCCGCCGCGTTCGCCGGGGTGCTGTTCGCGTTGCTGTTCGGGGCGGCGCTGGTGCTGATCCGGACGGAGCTGCCCGGCGGTGGCTCCGCCGGGATGCAGTGGGAGGACGGCTCGACGCATCGGCTGCGGATCGCGATCGTGTTGATGCCCTTCGCGGGCATCGCGTTCCTGTGGTTCCTCGGGGTGGTCCGCGACGGTCTCGGCACCCTGGAGGACAGGTTCTTCTCGACCGTGATGATCGGCAGTGCGCTGGTGTTCCTCGCGATGATCTTCGCGTCGACCGCCGTGGGCGCGGGGCTGCTGGCCGCCAGGCAGATCGCGGTTCCCGGCACCCGCTCGGAAGTCGCGGCATTCGGCGAGGGCCTTCTGCTGGCGCTGTCGAACACCTACGCGCTGCGGATGGCCGGGGTGTTCATGATGTCGCTGGCCACCATCTGGCTGCGGACGAGGCTGATGCCGACCTGGCTCGTGGTGCTCACCTATGTGGTGTCGCTGACCGTGCTGGTGGGCAGTGACGTCAGCAAGTGGATGACGGTGCTGTTCCCGGTCTGGGTGCTGATCGTCAGCGTGATGATGCTGGCCCGCGCCGGGGTCATCGATCGTCGAGGCGCAACGCGGTCGCCGGACACAGTTTGACTGCCTCGGCGGCACGCGCGGCCTGCTCGTCGGCGACCTCCTCCTGCAGGATCACCACGATGCCCTCGTCGTCCTGATCGAAGACGTCGCCGGCGACCATCACGCAGTTGCCCGCCTGGATGCAGAGTTCACGGTCCGCGGAAACCTTCACCAGCTCACCTCCAATGACTTCAGACCGTAGATGAAGTGGAAGGACCGGAACGCGACATCGGCGAAGTCCTCGGCCGGTTCCAGCGACGGAAAGCGGCGAAACAGTGCGGGGAACGCGATCGCCATCTCCATCCGCGCGAGCGGCGCACCGAGGCAGTGGTGCACGCCGTGCCCGAACGCCAGGTGCCCGGGCGCACCTCTGCCGATGTCGAGAACCTCGGGGTGCTCGATGAACTCGGGATCCCGGTTGCCCGCGGGCAGTGACGCGAAGACCAGCTGCCCGGCGGGGATCGCGACACCGGCGATCTCGACGTCGGTGGTGGTGATCCGGGGGATCGAGGTCTGCACGATGGACAGCCACCGCAACAGCTCCTCGACCGCGGGTGCGACGGCCGCGGGATCGTCGCGGATCGCGGGGAGCTGGTCGGGGTGGCGCAGCAGCGCGAGCACACCGAGGGCCAGCATGTTCGACGTGGTCTCGTGGCCGGCGAGCAACAGCAGGCTCGCGACGCCGATCAGCTCGTCGTCGGTGAGTTCGCCGCCGTGCTCGCGGATCAGCATCCCGAGGATGTCGTCGCCGGGGTGACGTCTGGCGCCGGCGACGAGCGCGGCCATGTACTCGCGGCCCTCGCGCTGCAGCTCGAGGCGCTCGGGGATCGGGATCGACAGGTCGAGTTGGCGGGCGCTGCGGCGCTGGAAGTCGTCGCGGTCGGCGTACGGGACGCCGAGCAGTTCGCAGATCACCAGCGACGGGATGGGCAGGGCGAAGTGCTCGACCAGGTCTGCCGGGGGACCGGCGGCGGCCAGCGCGTCGATCTGGGTGTCGACGATCTCGGCGATGCGGGGTCGCAGCCGCTGCATGCGCCGGTGCGTGAACTCCGGGGTGAGCATGCGCCGCAACCGCTGGTGTTCGGGCGGGTCGAGCCCGAGCAGGTTGCCGGCCCGGGCCCGCGCCTGGGTCTCCTCGTCGACGGGCGGTGCGCCGGGGACGACGAAGCCGGGCGGCCGGCCGTTGGAGAACCGGGAGTGGTCCGACAGCACGGTCTTGATGTCGTCGTAGCGGGTGACGAGGTAGACCTGCATGCCGAACGCGTTGGTGACGCTGCGGACGCCTTCGCGCTCGCGGATCTCCCGCAGGTGCGGGGTGGGATCGAATCCGTCGCGCCGCATGTGCAGCGGTGGCAGATCGGGTGCGGCCTCTCCGGTGGCCTGACTCATCTTTCGACGCTACGCGTCGGAACGGGTCTCCTGCCGCAGCGCGGGCCACCAGATCTTCGGCCCGATCAGGGTGAACAGCGCCGGGATGATCACGGTGCGCACCAGGAACGTGTCGAGCAGGATGCCGAGCCCGACGATGATGCCGACCTGGGTCAGCACGATCAACGGCAGCACTCCGAGCACACAGAACACCGCGGCCAGCACGATGCCCGCGCTGCTGATCACCGCGCCGGTCGCCGAGACGGCGCGCACGATGCCGTCGCGGGTGCCGTGCCCGGGTGTCTCCTCGCGGGCGCGGGTGACCAGGAAGATCGTGTAGTCCACGCCGAGGGCGACCAGGAACAGGAACGCGAACAGCGGTGCGGTGTTGTCCAGGGCCGGGAAGCCGAACAGGTGCACGCTGGCCCAGCCGCCCAGGCCCAGGGCCGCGACGGAGCTCAGCACGGTGACGCCGACGAGCACCAGCGGTGCCAGCGCCGAGCGCAGCAGCACGTAGAGCACGATCAGCACCACCACCAGGATGGCCGGGATGACGACGGCGCGGTCGTGTCCGGCGGCCGCGGCGGCGTCGCGTGCGGTCGCGTCCGATCCGCCCACCAGCGCATCGGGGTCGGCCCGATGGACCGATTCGCGCAGTGCGTCGATGGTGTCGAAGGCCTCGTCGCTGGCCGGCTCGGCTTCGAGGACCACCGACCACTGGCTGCGGCCGTCGGCCTCGGCGCCCGCGGGGAACGCGGACACCACGCCCGGGGTGGCGGTGATGGCGCGTTGGACCTCGGCGCTGCGATCGCTTGTGGCGATGACACGGGTGGGGTCGGTCAGACCGCTCGGGAAGTGTGCGGCGAGGGTGTCGAAGCCGCGGACGGACTCGGCCTCGACGCGGAACTGCTCGGTCTGTGACAGGCCGACCGGGGTGCCGAGGATGCCGGTGCACAGCAGCGCGAGGCCGCCGATCGACACGATCGCGACCCGCGCGGGCCGGCGGGCCACCGCCGCGGCGATGCGGTGCCACACCCCGCTGTCGGTGAGCGGTTGGTCCCCGACGGCAGGGATGAACGGCCAGAACAGCTTTCGGCCGAAGACGGCCAGCGCGGGGGGAAGGACGAGAAGCACGAACACCGCGGCGACGACGAGTCCTGCGGCGGCCTGCACGCCCAGACTGCGGGTGCTCGGCGACGACGCGAACAGCAGGGTCAGCAGCGCCAGCACCACCGTCGCGTTGCTGGCGATGATCGCCGGGCCGGCGCGACGGACCGCGGTGTCGATGGCGTCGTTGTGAGAATCGGTGCGGCCCAGCTCCTCCCGGTAGCGCGAGATCAGCAGCAGGGCGTAGTTGGTGCCGGCGCCGAACACCAGCACGCTCATGATTCCGGAGGTCGACCCGTCCGGGCTCATGCCGAGCGCCTCGGCCACGGCGGAGCCGATGACGGCGGCGACGCGGTCGGCGAAGCCGATGACCAGCAGCGGCACCAGCCACAGCACCGGCGAGCGGTAGGTGATGATCAGCAACAGCGCCACCACGGCGGCGGTGACGGCCAGCAGGGTGAAGTTGGCCCCGGAGAACGAGTTCGCGATGTCGGCACCGAAGGCCGGGCCACCGGTCACCTGGGCCTGCAATCCCTCGGGCAGCCCGTCGGTGGCGGCGCCACGCAGCTCGGTGACCGTGTCGGTCAGATCGAACCCGGACAGGTCCGACGACATCGGCACGGTGGCCACCGCCGCCTGTCCGTCGTCGGAGACCTGGACGGGTGGCCCGGCGGGGCCGGACTGCGCCGCGGCGAGCATCCGGTCGCGGGCCCCGTCGACCGCGGCCAGGTCGGCCGGACCGAGCGGTGCCGAATCGGTGCGTGTGACGACCAGGATCGCGGGTACCTGATCTCCGCCGGGTAGCGCGGCCCGGGCGGCGTCGGCGCGGGCGGACTCCGAATCGGCGGGCACAGCGACGGGGGACTGCGAACTGGAGTCGCCACCGCCGAGCAGACCCATCAGGGCGCCGGAGACCAGGACGACGAGAAGCGCGATCACCCACGAAAATCGACGGCTCATCGCACCAACATTTCAGAAGATTAACAATTAATCAACTGAAACTTCGGTTAGGGTGGTCACGTGCAGAACGGAGATCGCGCCCAGGTCGAGGCGCTCATCGCCGCCGATGTGCGGGCGCTGAGCGCGGCATCGGATGGGATCGGACAGAGTTTCGCGGCCCTGCACGGGTTGACGGCGTCGGACTTCCGGGCGCTGCTGCACGTCACGGTCGCCGAGGATGACGGCGCGCCGCTCACAGCCGGCGAGCTCAGGGCGCGGATGGGCACCTCGGGCGCGGCCATCACCTACCTGGTGGAGCGCATGATCGAATCCGGGCACGTGCTGCGCGACACCGACCCGACGGACCGTCGCAAGGTCATGCTCCGGGTCGCCGACCACGGGATGGCCGTCGCGCGCGACTTCTTCAGCCCGCTCAGCGCGCACACCCACGCCGCCCTGGCAGACCTGCCCGACGAGGATCTGTTGGCGGCCCACCGGGTGTTCGCGGCGCTGACCGCCGCGATGGTCTCGTTCGGTGCGGAACTCGGATCTGGCAGGCTGAAAACCGATGACTGAGATGGAGACAGCGCACGAAGGCCGGACAGTGGTGCTGCTGCTGGGTGCCGGTGAGCGCACCCGCGAGCTCGCCCCTGCGTTCGAGCATCTGGGTGCGCAGGTCGTGACGGCCGACGCCGCGGCCGACGCCCAGACGCTCACGGCCCTGATCGAACAGAACGCGGCGCGCTACGTGGTGGCCGACCTGGATACTGCCGAGGCGACGAACGTGGCGACGACGGGGGCGTTGCACGCGATCGCCGATCGCGACGACGTCGAGGTCTTCCCGACGCTGCGCAGCATCCGGTTCGCGCTCGACGGGGAGGCGCTGCGCAGGCTCGCCGCAGATGAGCTCGGTCTGCCGACCGCGCCGTTCTGGTTCGCCGGCACGGTCGAGGAGCTGACCGCGATCGGGCAGCACGCGGGCTTCCCGCTGGTCGTCAAGCCGGTGTCCGGCGCGCCGGGCGAGGGTGAATCGGTGTTGCTGCGGCCCGAGGACGTCGAACCCGCGTGGCAGCGTGCGGTGGCCGCCGGCGCGCCGACCCGCCGGCGGGTCATCGCCGAATCGGTGGTCGAGGTCGACGTCGAGGTGACGTTGTTGACGGTGCGCACCGCCGGCCCGGCCGGGCCCACGGTGTCCTTCTGCGAACCGATCGGGCATCACCAGTCGCCCGAAGGATCCCTGGAATCATGGCAGCCGCAACAGCTTTCGCCGGTGGCGCTGGACTCCGCGAAGTCGATCGCCGCGCGGATCGTCAACTCGCTGGGCGGCCGCGGTGTCTTCGCGGTGGAGCTGCTCGTGCGTGGGGACGAGGTCTACTTCTCCGATGTGCGCCCGCGCCTGCAGGACAGCGGGCTTGTCACGCTGCGGTCCCAACGGCTGTCGCAGTTCGAGCTGCACGCACGCGCCGTCCTCGGTCTGCCCGTGGACACGATCATGATCTCGCCGGGCGCCGCCGAGGTGACCTGTTCCGCGGACGCCGATGCCCGTCTGGTGCTCGGCGAGGCCCTCGCGGTCGCCGAGAGCGACGTCCGCGTGCTGCGGTCCGAACCGCCGGTACGGGTGTCCCTGGCCACCGCCCCGGACCCGATCGTGGCCCGGGACCGGGCGCGGCGGGTGGCCTCGGCGCTGCGCAGGTCGGTGTGACGTGATGTCCGAACCACAGGGGAATGCCTCCGACGACTCGTCGAGCGGTTCCGCGATCGCGCCGTTCCTGGGGGCGCTGACGATCATTGTCGCCGTCGTGATCGGAATCTGGCTGATCAACGTGTTCTCCGGCGAGGAGCTCACCGACGCGCAGCAGATCGCGCGGGCGGCATCCGGTCAGAACGACGCGTTGCAGCGGGGGAGCTACCCCGATTACCAGGCGTTCACCTGTCCCGCGCAGCACGGCGACGAGTCGAAAGTGCTGTCCGAGCACCAGGATTCGGTGGCCGAGCGTGGGGACCGGTATGTCGACCGGGTCGAGGGTGTCGACATCGAGGGCGACCGCGCGACCGCGGACGTGACCTACTACTTCGACGGCGATCGCGAGGCCAAACAGACCGTCGAGATGTCCTTCGTGCGCGAGGACGGGACGTGGAAGGTGTGTTCGACCGGTCCCAGCTAGCTGTGGGACACTCACGGGCGTGAGCTACGCCGGAGACATCACGCCTGAGCAGGCCTGGAAGCTGCTGAACGAGAACCCCGATGCGGTGCTCGTCGACGTCCGCACCGACGCCGAGTGGCGGTTCGTCGGGGTGCCCGACCTGTCCGGCCTCGACCGAGATGTCGTCTACATCGAGTGGAACCGCACCGACGGCACCCGCAACGCCGGCTTCGTCGACGACCTGCAGGCTGCCGGCGTCACGCCCGGCGAACGGCCCGTCGTGTTCCTGTGTCGCTCGGGCAACCGCTCCATCGGCGCGGCCGAGGCGGCCACCGAGGCGGGTATCGGTCCGTCGTACAACGTTCTGGACGGGTTCGAGGGCAACCCCGACGACAACGGGCACCGCGGTGTCACCGGCTGGAAGGCGGTCGGACTGCCGTGGAGGCAGTCGTGAGCTCCGAACCCGATTCCGTTCCGTCGGTCCGGATACCGACGCCGTTGCCCGACGGCGTCGGTCAGGCCACCATCGGTGTGCGGGGCGGACTGCTGCGGTCGGGGTTCGAGGAGACCGCGGAGGCGATCTACCTGACGTCCGGGTACGTCTACGAATCGGCGGCCGAGGCGGAGAAGGCGTTCACCGGCGAGATCGACCGCTACGTCTACTCGCGCTACGGCAACCCGACGATCTCGATGTTCGAGGAGCGGCTGCGGTTGCTCGAAGGCGCTCCCGCATGCTTCGGCACCGCCAGCGGCATGTCGGCGGTGTTCACGTCCCTGGGTGCGCTGCTCGGGGCCGGGGACCGACTCGTCGCGGCGCGCAGTCTGTTCGGCTCCTGCTTCGTGGTGTGTAACGAGATCCTGCCGCGCTGGGGCGTGGAGACGGTGTTCGTCGACGGTGAGGACCTCGCCCAGTGGGAGGAGGCACTGTCTGTGCCCACCCAGGCGGTGTTCTTCGAGACCCCGTCGAACCCGATGCAGTCGCTGGTCGACATCGCCGCGGTGTGCGACCTCGCTCATGCGGCCGGGGCAAAAGTGGTGTTGGACAACGTCTTCGCCACTCCGATCCTGCAGCAGGGGATGCCGCTGGGCGCCGACGTCGTGGTGTATTCGGGCACCAAGCACATCGACGGGCAGGGCCGGGTGCTCGGCGGGGCGATCCTGGGCGACAAGGAGTACATCGACGGCCCGGTGCAGAAGTTGATGCGCCACACCGGTCCTGCGCTGAGCCCGTTCAACGCGTGGACCCTGCTCAAGGGCCTGGAGACGATGGCTCTCCGTGTGCAGCACCAGAATTCGTCGGCGCACCGCATCGCCGAGTTCCTCGAAGGCCACTCGGCGGTGAGCTGGGTGAAGTACCCGTTCCTGGAGTCGCATCCGCAGTACGACCTGGCCAAGAGGCAGATGACGGGTGGCGGCACGGTGGTCACGTTCGAGCTCGCGGGTGCGACGAAGGAGCGCGCCTTCGAGGTGCTCGACAAGCTGCAGATCGTCGACATCTCCAACAACCTCGGTGACGCGAAATCGTTGATCACCCACCCCGCCACCACGACTCACCGGGCGATGGGCCCGGAGGGACGCGCCGCGATCGGCCTCGGTGACGGCGTCGTCCGGATATCGGTCGGACTCGAGGGCACCGAGGACCTGATCGCCGACCTCGACAGGGCACTCGGGTAGTTGTCGCGCGCATCGGAGGCGAAGAAGGCGCGCCGCAGGAAACGCCGGACGGTCCGCGACCAGACCTGGCTACCGGCCGGGGTGCTCGACGAACTCGAGATCGCCTCGCAGCTCGAGGAATTCGATGCCCGCCTGACCGAGCGCGGTTGGGTGTTCGGCGAAGAGGCCGACGAGGGCTCGGGTGTGTTCTGGGTCTGGCCCGACTCGGCCGGCGACGTCGACCACGACGCGGAGCGCGCTGACGCAACCGTGATCCTGCTGAGCCCCGACGACGGCGGTGAGACGGCGCACGTCGTCTTCGTCGGAACCGCGGCCGACTACCAGTTCAACCTCGATGAGCTCTTCGAGCACATCGACATGATCGAGGCGTTCCGGCTCGGCGACCCGGCCCCGGTCTTCGACTAACCCTGCGATCCCTCGACGACGCCCCGGGCGGCGCGGGCGCGCTCCTCGTAGCCCTTGCGCTTGTCGGTGTCGACATCGAGGAACACCGTGTCCAGGCCGAGCGCCTTGTTCATCGCACGCCGGCCCTTGGGCGGCAGCATCTGCGCGGCCTGGGCGGTGAACCGCAGCGGCGGCGGCACCGACACGTGGGTCTTCGGCTTGTTCAACGTCTTGACGATGGCCGCGGCGATGTCTTCGGGTTCGACGGGTTTGATCGCCCCGCCGGACTTGGTGCCCGCGATCAGTTCGGTGTTGGTGAACGGCGGCATGATCACCGAGACGTTCACCCCGTGCGGCGCCATCTCGTCGGCGAGCGCGGTGGTGAGCCCGACGACCGCGTACTTGGCGCCGACGTAGACGACCTGACCGGGCAGCGGTATGACGCCCGACAG is drawn from Mycolicibacterium gilvum and contains these coding sequences:
- a CDS encoding Rv0361 family membrane protein; the encoded protein is MSEPQGNASDDSSSGSAIAPFLGALTIIVAVVIGIWLINVFSGEELTDAQQIARAASGQNDALQRGSYPDYQAFTCPAQHGDESKVLSEHQDSVAERGDRYVDRVEGVDIEGDRATADVTYYFDGDREAKQTVEMSFVREDGTWKVCSTGPS
- a CDS encoding PaaI family thioesterase is translated as MSSDFGLDPRRVDPEYDRHGGFPVFEAADPGPGFGRFLTAMRLAQDLAVSTDPDPETWNEAADRVEELVKLLDPYRAREGVGPSNRVPSLPGAGSLLMPPWTVTKFEADGVELEVTFSRYHVGGNSAVHGGVLPLLFDSMFGMVIHATGRPISRTAFLHVDYRRVTPIDTVLTARGWLREAEGRKAFVNAELLDAEGNVLAESNGLMIRLLPGQP
- a CDS encoding MarR family winged helix-turn-helix transcriptional regulator, which produces MQNGDRAQVEALIAADVRALSAASDGIGQSFAALHGLTASDFRALLHVTVAEDDGAPLTAGELRARMGTSGAAITYLVERMIESGHVLRDTDPTDRRKVMLRVADHGMAVARDFFSPLSAHTHAALADLPDEDLLAAHRVFAALTAAMVSFGAELGSGRLKTDD
- a CDS encoding cytochrome P450, encoding MSQATGEAAPDLPPLHMRRDGFDPTPHLREIREREGVRSVTNAFGMQVYLVTRYDDIKTVLSDHSRFSNGRPPGFVVPGAPPVDEETQARARAGNLLGLDPPEHQRLRRMLTPEFTHRRMQRLRPRIAEIVDTQIDALAAAGPPADLVEHFALPIPSLVICELLGVPYADRDDFQRRSARQLDLSIPIPERLELQREGREYMAALVAGARRHPGDDILGMLIREHGGELTDDELIGVASLLLLAGHETTSNMLALGVLALLRHPDQLPAIRDDPAAVAPAVEELLRWLSIVQTSIPRITTTDVEIAGVAIPAGQLVFASLPAGNRDPEFIEHPEVLDIGRGAPGHLAFGHGVHHCLGAPLARMEMAIAFPALFRRFPSLEPAEDFADVAFRSFHFIYGLKSLEVSW
- a CDS encoding MMPL family transporter, with the protein product MSRRFSWVIALLVVLVSGALMGLLGGGDSSSQSPVAVPADSESARADAARAALPGGDQVPAILVVTRTDSAPLGPADLAAVDGARDRMLAAAQSGPAGPPVQVSDDGQAAVATVPMSSDLSGFDLTDTVTELRGAATDGLPEGLQAQVTGGPAFGADIANSFSGANFTLLAVTAAVVALLLIITYRSPVLWLVPLLVIGFADRVAAVIGSAVAEALGMSPDGSTSGIMSVLVFGAGTNYALLLISRYREELGRTDSHNDAIDTAVRRAGPAIIASNATVVLALLTLLFASSPSTRSLGVQAAAGLVVAAVFVLLVLPPALAVFGRKLFWPFIPAVGDQPLTDSGVWHRIAAAVARRPARVAIVSIGGLALLCTGILGTPVGLSQTEQFRVEAESVRGFDTLAAHFPSGLTDPTRVIATSDRSAEVQRAITATPGVVSAFPAGAEADGRSQWSVVLEAEPASDEAFDTIDALRESVHRADPDALVGGSDATARDAAAAAGHDRAVVIPAILVVVLIVLYVLLRSALAPLVLVGVTVLSSVAALGLGGWASVHLFGFPALDNTAPLFAFLFLVALGVDYTIFLVTRAREETPGHGTRDGIVRAVSATGAVISSAGIVLAAVFCVLGVLPLIVLTQVGIIVGLGILLDTFLVRTVIIPALFTLIGPKIWWPALRQETRSDA
- a CDS encoding adenylosuccinate synthase yields the protein MPAIVLIGAQWGDEGKGKATDLLGGRVQWVVRYQGGNNAGHTVVLPTGENFALHLIPSGILTPGVTNVIGNGVVVDPGVLLTELKGLEDRGVDTDRLLISADAHLLMPYHVAIDKVVERYAGSKKIGTTGRGIGPCYQDKIARQGIRVADVLDPAVLAEKIEGALELKNQVLVKIYNRKALEPAEVVENLLEQAEGFKHRIADARLLLNEALERDEIVLLEGSQGTLLDVDHGTYPYVTSSNPTAGGASVGSGIGPTRITTVLGILKAYTTRVGSGPFPTELFDEHGAYLAKTGGEVGVTTGRARRCGWFDAVIARYATRVNGITDYFLTKLDVLSSLETVPICVGYTVDGKRTDEMPMTQSDIARAEPVYEELPGWWEDISGAREFDDLPAKARDYVLRLEELAGAHVSCIGVGPGRDQTIVRRDILATS
- a CDS encoding site-2 protease family protein — protein: MVSLVGVRPSPVFAALVAVTAAGGALAWTSGDDVRPLSYAAVFVLVIFGWLVTLCLHEFGHAYSAYRFGDRDVAVRGYLTLNPLKYTHPLLSLGLPVLFIALGGIGLPGGAVYVQTALMTDRQKTVVSLAGPAVNLLFAVLLLGLTRLMYDPAHAVFWAGVAFLGFLQVTAFVLNMLPIPGLDGYGALEPHLSPETRRALAPARQWGFFILLILLIAPPLNQWFFTAVYWLFELSGVDVYLSQLGGGLTRFWSPWL
- a CDS encoding O-succinylhomoserine sulfhydrylase; translation: MSSEPDSVPSVRIPTPLPDGVGQATIGVRGGLLRSGFEETAEAIYLTSGYVYESAAEAEKAFTGEIDRYVYSRYGNPTISMFEERLRLLEGAPACFGTASGMSAVFTSLGALLGAGDRLVAARSLFGSCFVVCNEILPRWGVETVFVDGEDLAQWEEALSVPTQAVFFETPSNPMQSLVDIAAVCDLAHAAGAKVVLDNVFATPILQQGMPLGADVVVYSGTKHIDGQGRVLGGAILGDKEYIDGPVQKLMRHTGPALSPFNAWTLLKGLETMALRVQHQNSSAHRIAEFLEGHSAVSWVKYPFLESHPQYDLAKRQMTGGGTVVTFELAGATKERAFEVLDKLQIVDISNNLGDAKSLITHPATTTHRAMGPEGRAAIGLGDGVVRISVGLEGTEDLIADLDRALG
- a CDS encoding rhodanese-like domain-containing protein, producing the protein MSYAGDITPEQAWKLLNENPDAVLVDVRTDAEWRFVGVPDLSGLDRDVVYIEWNRTDGTRNAGFVDDLQAAGVTPGERPVVFLCRSGNRSIGAAEAATEAGIGPSYNVLDGFEGNPDDNGHRGVTGWKAVGLPWRQS
- a CDS encoding ATP-grasp domain-containing protein — encoded protein: MTEMETAHEGRTVVLLLGAGERTRELAPAFEHLGAQVVTADAAADAQTLTALIEQNAARYVVADLDTAEATNVATTGALHAIADRDDVEVFPTLRSIRFALDGEALRRLAADELGLPTAPFWFAGTVEELTAIGQHAGFPLVVKPVSGAPGEGESVLLRPEDVEPAWQRAVAAGAPTRRRVIAESVVEVDVEVTLLTVRTAGPAGPTVSFCEPIGHHQSPEGSLESWQPQQLSPVALDSAKSIAARIVNSLGGRGVFAVELLVRGDEVYFSDVRPRLQDSGLVTLRSQRLSQFELHARAVLGLPVDTIMISPGAAEVTCSADADARLVLGEALAVAESDVRVLRSEPPVRVSLATAPDPIVARDRARRVASALRRSV
- a CDS encoding ferredoxin, whose amino-acid sequence is MKVSADRELCIQAGNCVMVAGDVFDQDDEGIVVILQEEVADEQAARAAEAVKLCPATALRLDDR